Genomic segment of Flavobacteriales bacterium:
GTTCTCAACAGGGTTCAACCAATCGTAGTGTTCTTTAGAACCATCTTTTCCGCCAAGTTTAATACTTGCTTGGAAGCTTAATAAACCGTAGAAGTCAAAAACACGGTTTCTCCAAATTGGGAAAGAGAATGCATCAATATTATCGCTACGTGTGTAGTGGTTTTTGTACTCCATGCCCAAATCCAACCATCTGTTCACATTTCTTTTAAATCCAACACCAAAAGGAATAGTAAAGTTGGTTCCCTTGTACACAGATATTAAATCAACTACGTTTCCGTTATTATCCAACTTTTGGGTGAAAAAACCTTGGTCTCCCCAAGTGTCCCACATGGCTTGCTCATTAGTTTGATATTGACCATATTGGCCTTTTACATCACTCCAAATGGCACCGAAACCAGTAAAGAAATACATTTGCCATTTACGCAAAGGTCGAATAAACGAAAGATTACCTAAAGTTAAATTGGCAGTAACGTTTAAATCTTTAAACTTGTTATTAAAGTAATAGCTGTCATCCGAAGGGGCTTGATTTCCTGCATTGAAATACTGAGTCCCATCCGAAGTATTGTTTCGGTCTTTCGAACTGTTTCCGCTGATATCATGACCGTCCCGTGAACCACTCAAAGTTCCTATATTTCCATTAACTTTAATTCCAAAGGTTTGAGAAACAGAATACTTGGCGTGTGCTCCAAAAGCAAAATTTGCTTTGAAATGGTCAGCGTCACACATGGTGTGAGTAGGACTCAACTGAATTCCAACAGACCATCGCTTAGAATAGCGAAACTTTCCAAAAAAATCGGTCTGCGACATTGCACTCTGGCTTACAACCAAAGCACCTAAAAGCAACAAAGTTTTTAAATTTTTCATATTAAATTAAATACTGAATATGTAGTAATTTTGGGGCAAAGATAGATATTTAGCTATAAATACCAATTTAATTTTCAAGATAAAGAATATTTATTTTAGAGTTTTTTGTTACGGAGGAGGCGGAAAGAAGGTGTTTTAAACTTGATAAGGATTCGAGTATCGATTTTTGTCTTTCCTGATTGTAATTTTCATGCCAAATTTTCGACTTTATTTTAATAACTTTTTGATAGTCTGAATTCATTTCGATGGAGTTGTCAATCATTGATTTTATTGAGTTTGAGGTTTTTTTGAACACATTTTTCCAATCCGTTTTTATGGATGCATTTAGGTATTGTCGCATTGACTCATCCATAAAAAGAGATTCCATTAAATCATCCAACTCCGAAAGTCTGTTCGAGAGGTTGTTGTATTTTTCATTGTATTTATTGACAAACAACTGACTTAATTTTTCTTTTGAGTAAAAAATTGTCTCAATTGGAATATCTGCATTTCTCAGAAATTCAAGGTTTTTTTTAGTAAAATAAAAGGTTGATGGACGAATAATCAATTTTGGGAATAGGGTTCCAAATTTAAAAAGCAATAGCTTGAGTTCTATCCAATACATGAACTCAGCGGCACCTGCAATGTAGCTAATATTTGGCAAGATGACTTGTTGATACAATGGCCGTAACAAGGCATTTGGGCTAAATTTTTCAGGTTGGTTCAATAAAAAATCATTTATTTCTTCGGTATTATATTTTATTTCAGAACCGACAACCCTAAAATTGTTTTCGTTTTTTTCGAGCCTAAGTCTTTGATTGTCATGTAAAAAGAAAGTATTGGATGGCCTCGTGTTGATTGGTGGTTTTATCTTGTTGGCCTTTAATTCATTTATTGTTGCGTCTATTGCTTCAGAACAATCATGTTTAAAAAGGTCGTTTTTAAAAATGTTTACAAATTGTTTTTTACAAAAGGTATTGTCTCCATCAAAAACAATAATTCCGGTATGCCCATAAAGGGTATGAATAATTTGCCGTGTGGCTTGAGCAAAGGTTTTGCATTGGGTGTATGCTGTTTCGCAAACAGCAATAAAATGAAGATTTTCGGGGGTTTGGTCAATTCGCTGTTTTGCAAAATTTACTAAAGGCAATAAGCTTTGTGGAGCCAAACGACCAACGAAGCCCTTTGATTCTATATCCCAGGTTAATTTTTCATTGTATAAACTGACCGAATTAATCTCTTCAAAATCATGATCTTCGGTGGCCATCCAAAATATCGGAACTGATTCATATTCAGATTGTTGTTCATTGAATTCGTCCGATTCTAAACAAACTGAAAGCAATTTGTGGGCTACAAACATTGGCCCCAAAAAAATATGAATTTGTTGTCCGGTAGTTATGCATACGCAATTTTCATTTTGTAGTTTTACAATGTTCTGATAAACGGGACTCGATTCATTCAAATGAATGTTCGATTGCTCGTATTGTTTAAGAATTTCCTCTACCAAGCCTTTTCTGTAATTCGGGCTAAATTGTGGGTTTTGAACAACCTCTTTTGCATTGTCTGCGTCACTGTTTCGATTTACAAATTGATTCGGAAAATCTTGATTAGACAGATATTTTTTGATTAAATCGCTGAAAAAATCAGTATTGGAATAGTCAATCTCTATCAAATTATGTGTTTGATTTTCAGTCGATTGTTCCATATAAATCAAATTCTTTGGCTGAAGTTATGGTTACTTCTACAAAATCTCCAATTCTAAGATGTTGGTCGGTTTTAATCAAAACTTCATTGTCCACCTCTGGCGAGTCGTGTTCTGTTCTGCCAATAAAATATTGGTCGTCAAAATGATCAATCAAAACCTTATATTTTTTGCCCACTTTAGATTGGTTAAGGTCAAATGAAACTTGTTCCTGAATTTCCATCAGGTTAGAGGCACGTTCTTCTTTCACTTCCATAGGAATGTTATCATCCAAAGAAAAGGCGTGAGTTCCATCTTCATGCGAATATGTGAAAACTCCCAATCGGTCAATTTTGTATTTTTCAACAAAGTCACACAATTCTTCAAAATCCTTTTGAGTTTCGCCAGGATGCCCCACCAACATAGTGGTTCGCAATGCGAGTTCCGGACATTTTTCTCTGATTTGTTCCACCAATTCTACGGTTCTTCGCTTTGAAATGCCTCTCCGCATTGTTTTTAAAACATTTTCCGAAACGTGCTGCAAAGGCATGTCGAGATAGTTGCAAATGTTTGATTTTCGGTTAATTACATCCAAAACATCCATCGGAAACTGAGATGGGTAGGCATAATGTAACCGTATCCAATCTATACCATCTATGTCTGAAAGTCTATCCATCAATTCGGCTAATTTTCGCTCATTGTATAAGTCCAATCCATAATAGGTCGAGTCTTGAGCGATAAGCATAAGTTCTTTACAGCCATTTTTTGCCAAATTTTTTGCCTCTTCAACCAATAATTCCATTGGTTTTGATACATGATTTCCCCGCATTTGCGGAATGGCACAAAAAGAACATGGCCTATTGCAGCCCTCTGATATTTTGAGATATGCGTAATGAAAAGGTGTTGTGGTTATTCGTTCGCCAAGTAAATTTTGTTTGTAATCTGCATTTAGTTTTTGCAGCAATGCCGGTAACTCCATGGTGCCGAAAAAGGCATCAACCTCGGGCATTTCAGCTTGCAGTTCATCTTTGTAACGGTGAGATAAACAGCCTGTTACATATAATTTATCAATATTTCCGATTTCTTTTTGGTTGATGTAATGGAAAATAGTGTCAATCGATTCTTGCTTGGCATTTTCAATAAAACCGCATGTGTTTACCACAATAATATTGGCTTTTCCATCCTCCGCTTGATGGGTAGCTTCAAGATCGTTGGCTTTAAGCTGGGTTAATAAAACTTCGGAGTCAACCAAATTTTTGGAGCATCCCAAAGTAATAATATCCACTTTGTTTTTTCCGAAACTCTTGGTGTGCATGATTAATTCGAGAATAAAGATTCGACAAAATCAGTAGGTTCAAAATATTGTATGTCATTAATACCTTCACCAATGCCAATGTATTTTACAGGAATTTTAAATTGCTCCGAAATACCAATTACCACGCCTCCACGGGCAGTGCCGTCAAGTTTGGTTAAGGCCAGGGCATTAACCTCGGTGGCAGCAGTAAATTGCTTGGCTTGTTCATAAGCATTTTGTCCGGTACTGGCATCAAGAACTAAGAGTACTTCGTGCGGTGCATCGGGTATAACTTTGCTCATAACGCGTTTAATCTTACTCAACTCATTCATAAGATTGACTTTATTATGTAAACGCCCGGCGGTATCAATCAATATTAGGTCAACATCTTGGTCAACCCCTTGTTTAACAGCATCAAAGGCTACCGCCGCAGGATCCGTATTCATTCCTTTTGAAACAATAGGAACGCCCACTC
This window contains:
- the bshC gene encoding bacillithiol biosynthesis cysteine-adding enzyme BshC codes for the protein MEQSTENQTHNLIEIDYSNTDFFSDLIKKYLSNQDFPNQFVNRNSDADNAKEVVQNPQFSPNYRKGLVEEILKQYEQSNIHLNESSPVYQNIVKLQNENCVCITTGQQIHIFLGPMFVAHKLLSVCLESDEFNEQQSEYESVPIFWMATEDHDFEEINSVSLYNEKLTWDIESKGFVGRLAPQSLLPLVNFAKQRIDQTPENLHFIAVCETAYTQCKTFAQATRQIIHTLYGHTGIIVFDGDNTFCKKQFVNIFKNDLFKHDCSEAIDATINELKANKIKPPINTRPSNTFFLHDNQRLRLEKNENNFRVVGSEIKYNTEEINDFLLNQPEKFSPNALLRPLYQQVILPNISYIAGAAEFMYWIELKLLLFKFGTLFPKLIIRPSTFYFTKKNLEFLRNADIPIETIFYSKEKLSQLFVNKYNEKYNNLSNRLSELDDLMESLFMDESMRQYLNASIKTDWKNVFKKTSNSIKSMIDNSIEMNSDYQKVIKIKSKIWHENYNQERQKSILESLSSLKHLLSASSVTKNSKINILYLEN
- the rimO gene encoding 30S ribosomal protein S12 methylthiotransferase RimO encodes the protein MHTKSFGKNKVDIITLGCSKNLVDSEVLLTQLKANDLEATHQAEDGKANIIVVNTCGFIENAKQESIDTIFHYINQKEIGNIDKLYVTGCLSHRYKDELQAEMPEVDAFFGTMELPALLQKLNADYKQNLLGERITTTPFHYAYLKISEGCNRPCSFCAIPQMRGNHVSKPMELLVEEAKNLAKNGCKELMLIAQDSTYYGLDLYNERKLAELMDRLSDIDGIDWIRLHYAYPSQFPMDVLDVINRKSNICNYLDMPLQHVSENVLKTMRRGISKRRTVELVEQIREKCPELALRTTMLVGHPGETQKDFEELCDFVEKYKIDRLGVFTYSHEDGTHAFSLDDNIPMEVKEERASNLMEIQEQVSFDLNQSKVGKKYKVLIDHFDDQYFIGRTEHDSPEVDNEVLIKTDQHLRIGDFVEVTITSAKEFDLYGTID